The sequence CAATGCCCCTTCCGGCGCGCTCGTAGTTAGATTGGCTGCAAAAGTTTCatcattaatttcaaaattagtcatcAAGGTACTATATAGAGACATTGATGACTAGTCAGAGTTTAAATAAGGTGACAAATTAAACGTTTGGTATTCAATTCATATGTCTTACCTCGTCATCAAAGAACTATAAgttgattttctttttcctttgcaTCTAAGATTTCGTAGTTTTGACAAGTTGGAaacaaaattgaaacaaacatagaGTAATTGACTAGTCAGGCTTGAAAGACGATTGGTATAGTGTTTTCCGGTGTCTTACGTACCCTGTCAATTGGATGGGTCCTCTGCCATAAAATCCGCTACCCATTTGGTTGCCTTCCCTAACAAAGCAATATCCTCCAGTAAATGTTCCTGCACTACCACCTGCCAAAGAGCAAAGGGAACGGTTACAGATTCAACTGCTGATAATAAGTGGTATTAGTAATCTAGAAACGAGACATGCAAAGTGGTACAACAAGTTAAATTACACTGATAGTAGGATGAGCCAAATTACCGTTAGTTTCATGAGAAGTTTGACCGAAAAAGGCAGCAACTTCTTTCTTACGGGCAGTATCATCACCAGTAGTACCAAAAGCTGGAAAAGAATTGGCTCCAGTTATGAATGCTTCATAAGTGTAGAATCCCTTGCCAGGACATACATCGTTGTTCCTAAAACTCAGCATCTGTTCAAACAAGTCCCTGGTTACAATTGAACCAATATTTTGTGCCAAAGTTCCTGTAATTAGGAACAAGAAAAAGAGACAAGACAATGCCACCGGTGATACAGAGAACTCCATTTtcctatgtttttttttttcttatgtttttgttGAGGTAGGATGTGTAGTTGTGTGTGCGGTTATTTATAGTAATCAGATTAGAGATAAGCAGAGATTTTTCTACTAATATTGTTAAATGATGATTTGGTTAATTTGTTTTACTATGACAATTTTCCACAAAAAATGTCCTAGTCAAGTTTGCCCCTTTTTTGGGTCATTGACGTGTGTCATCATAAATGGCTGGTACTATGAAGAAAGGTCCATCGTTCTTCCAAGAAAAATCGCAAGGGAATAAATACAAAATTGTCATCATGTACTGCTTAATTATCCCGGTGTAATTCAAATCTAACTTTACTTTTTCTCTCGACCAGCATAGTAAGCTAAAAACATCCAAAATAATGTGGAATATAATATTAcattcattttaatttgtttgaattacttttctttttcaacaa comes from Capsicum annuum cultivar UCD-10X-F1 chromosome 2, UCD10Xv1.1, whole genome shotgun sequence and encodes:
- the LOC107859801 gene encoding acidic endochitinase pcht28, with protein sequence MEFSVSPVALSCLFFLFLITGTLAQNIGSIVTRDLFEQMLSFRNNDVCPGKGFYTYEAFITGANSFPAFGTTGDDTARKKEVAAFFGQTSHETNGGSAGTFTGGYCFVREGNQMGSGFYGRGPIQLTGQSNYERAGRGIGVGQDLVNNPDKVATDPVISFKTAIWFWMTAQDNKPSCHNVIIGRWTPSPADTSANRKPGYGVITNIINGGVECGKGRKDEVENRIGFYKRYCGMLNVPTGDNLDCYNQRNFSQG